The following proteins come from a genomic window of Bactrocera dorsalis isolate Fly_Bdor chromosome 6, ASM2337382v1, whole genome shotgun sequence:
- the LOC125779295 gene encoding uncharacterized protein LOC125779295, which translates to MTLLSGRLSQERLYHMRSAIPIISYEKCNVSSLKILGVLFDCKYTFRFHCNYIRNKLIKRLNIIKYFSSKKSFVHTTTLCNIVKALFLTVIDYALPIYGTCAKSNLNLLSAPYYAAVRKSLRAFTTTPVDNMLTESGLPSINERIEYMTASLIYKILCCSNSHLFDEILKASNRKYLPKRLSAIHRVLITAKKLNVSVKPTRKVNPNYPPWLLSDLSIETRLQTFQKQNTCPQLYAQNFLEYKAELSQKAFNFIFTDGSKTKFSTSFAVVSENLDVLRKGILPNHCSIYTSEIFAIHQAALIASKTKGNFCICTDSRSAIDALWKFKKDSVLVTHTRDLLIKHKNKIKLMWIPGHCGIQGNELADSVAKSLHNNPAICFDTLEKADLSRHVRQYINNKSLLKWKEYVHHYADINPTKIRPTFPSDAKQSDILVFTRLRLGHTQITHGHLLSHGVSLCNVCGAMSTSVKHILDNCPRFSIQRQRIFGSTVPSQLLSDTAALNISKISSFIASCNLSHLI; encoded by the coding sequence ATGACATTACTGTCTGGTCGGCTCAGTCAGGAGCGATTATATCATATGAGAAGTGCAATACCAATTATATCATATGAGAAATGCAATGTCAGCAGTTTGAAAATATTAGGCGTTTTATTTGATTGTAAATACACTTTTAGGTTTCACTGTaattatattagaaataaacttatcaaacgcctcaatattataaaatatttttcgtctaaaaaatcatttgttcatACTACTACACTTTGTAATATTGTTAAAGCATTATTTTTAACTGTAATTGACTACGCGCTGCCAATCTATGGAACCTGTGCCAAAAGCAACTTAAATCTTCTCAGTGCTCCATATTACGCAGCGGTGCGGAAAAGCTTACGGGCCTTCACCACCACCCCCGTCGACAACATGCTAACTGAATCTGGACTCCCTAGCATAAATGAGAGAATCGAATACATGACTGCAAGccttatatacaaaattttatgctGCAGTAACAGCCACCTCTTTGACGAAATACTTAAAGCTTCCAATCGAAAGTATCTTCCAAAGCGGCTCTCAGCGATACACCGTGTACTGATCACTGCCAAGAAATTAAATGTATCAGTTAAACCAACTCGGAAAGTGAACCCAAACTACCCGCCTTGGCTGCTGTCAGACTTATCAATTGAAACCCGTTTACAAACATTTCAGAAGCAAAACACCTGTCCACAACTTTACGCGCAAAATTTTCTGGAATATAAAGCTGAGCTAAGTCAAAAAgcattcaactttatttttaccGATGGTTCgaaaaccaaattttcaacctCATTTGCAGTAGTCTCTGAAAACCTTGATGTTTTAAGAAAAGGTATCCTGCCTAATCATTGCTCCATCTACACCAGTGAAATCTTTGCTATCCATCAAGCCGCCTTAATTGCATCGAAAACCAAGGGCAATTTCTGCATTTGTACTGACAGTCGGTCTGCCATTGATGCCCTCTGGAAATTCAAAAAGGACAGCGTTCTAGTAACCCACACCAGGGATTTGCtaattaaacacaaaaacaaaattaaattgatgTGGATTCCTGGCCATTGCGGCATCCAAGGCAATGAACTAGCTGACTCTGTTGCGAAGAGTCTTCATAATAACCCAGCTATCTGTTTTGACACTCTTGAAAAGGCCGATTTGTCGAGACATGTACGGCAGTATATTAACAATAAATCCTTACTAAAGTGGAAAGAATATGTTCACCATTATGCAGATAttaatccaacaaaaattaGGCCTACTTTTCCTTCCGATGCTAAACAGTCAGACATTCTCGTTTTCACAAGACTTCGTTTGGGCCACACGCAGATCACTCACGGACATCTTCTTAGTCATGGAGTATCATTATGCAACGTTTGCGGGGCAATGAGCACATCTGTGAAGCATATCTTGGACAACTGCCCTCGTTTTTCTATTCAAAGGCAACGGATTTTTGGCTCGACTGTTCCATCACAACTTCTTTCCGACACTGCAGCACTTAACATAAGCAAGATATCTAGTTTTATAGCCTCATGCAACCTATCtcatttaatttag